A region from the Onthophagus taurus isolate NC chromosome 8, IU_Otau_3.0, whole genome shotgun sequence genome encodes:
- the LOC111414154 gene encoding forkhead box protein P1 isoform X15 → MRQYKDDGIMDQDIDGDGAINLSTSQRPSAATTPNDGVPADNVEQLCFGVVTLCHRGRPPTASMKYCETRMLASFAQQAASLEKVLKEHQQQQQLDLERAWEDREIKGNGNSSPPSGEPRVQDHSPATPPDVQKPVITTVPVSQSSAGPQMLPSPVPGLHHMQQLLQQHVLSPNQLQQLMKHHSMLQQQQQQHQLAELGKKQIEQTMQQLQEQLQLNIIQQTHILQSGDKKKASSGPLQQLVIQQQQLIQQIQLIQRQYVVHQGMGMQPLMLAQGPGVTPREVMSPWKQELTGDQQSSNSKAASDVNDSSDLLGVVTPGRSSREREENTEDKIDRTSTPDRVHHLYGHGVCKWPGCEVICDDLSAFMKHLNTEHTLDDRSTAQARVQMQVVSQLELQLQKERDRLQAMMHHLHLSKQLGSPEPLKDGGVAVGGKLPLGGVHPQPPVSMGPLVSAVRSPVLHSSASNVAGPIRRRISDKSALSLAGGHVFSYAALSGLPYMLERAGLDVQQEIQRNREFYKNADVRPPFTYASLIRQSIIESPDKQLTLNEIYNWFQNTFCYFRRNAATWKNAIRTNLSLHKCFVRYEDDFGSFWMVDDAEFVKRRHLSRGRPRKYDPTPSPTPPHCAQGGTSKSPTMNHSPTMYGDPLTGNIQVRSKNVSGVESYQGSPWQYSQNSLLEENLAYLSGANMSARPGERSDSPPHDHMRFSFRSPLNGGLHIKQESIMQQDHHMQREDQQPVHHVIKREMHSEYEEMEDGHGEGMAEDLTVNVNHSDPSVIDA, encoded by the exons ATGCGGCAGTACAAG gATGATGGTATTATGGATCAAGACATAGATGGAGATGGTGCAATTAACCTTTCGACTTCGCAGCGACCATCGGCTGCCACAACTCCAAACGATGGAGTGCCAGCGGATAACGTTGAACAA TTGTGTTTTGGTGTTGTGACGCTCTGCCACCGCGGACGCCCGCCAACCGCCTCTATGAAGTACTGTGAGACTCGTATGCTCGCCTCTTTTGCTCAG CAGGCTGCCTCCTTAGAAAAAGTGCTCAAGGAACACCAGCAGCAACAACAGTTAGACCTGGAGCGGGCTTGGGAAGATAGGGAGATTAAGGGAAATGGAAACTCCAGCCCCCCAAGTGGCGAACCCCGGGTGCAGGATCACTCTCCGGCTACGCCACCGGACGTACAAAAGCCGGTTATCACGACTGTTCCAGTATCACAA TCATCCGCCGGGCCACAGATGTTACCTTCACCTGTGCCCGGTCTTCACCATATGCAGCAATTATTACAACAGCACGTTTTAAGTCCCAATCAACTTCAGCAGCTTATGAAACATCATAGCATGCTACAACAGCAACAACAG CAACATCAACTTGCCGAGTTAGGGAAGAAACAAATCGAGCAAACGATGCAGCAACTTCAAGAACAACTCCAACTTAACATTATCCAGCAGACACACATACTTCAAAGTGGGGATAAGAAAAAAGCTTCCTCCGGCCCTTTACAACAACTAGTTATACAACAACAACAGCTCATACAACAGATCCAATTGATACAACGACAGTATGTTGTACACCAAGGGATGGGGATGCAACCTCTTATGTTAGCACAAGGTCCAG GGGTCACACCCCGTGAGGTAATGTCACCCTGGAAGCAAGAACTCACCGGCGATCAACAATCTTCTAATTCTAAAGCAGCATCAGATGTTAATG attcttCAGATTTATTAGGAGTTGTGACGCCGGGACGTTCGAGTCGCGAAAGGGAAGAGAATACAGAGGACAAAATCGATAGAACTAGCACCCCAGACAGGGTACACCACCTCTACGGACACGGTGTATGCAAATGGCCGGGCTGTGAGGTGATCTGCGATGACCTCTCTGCGTTTATGAA ACATCTGAATACAGAGCACACCCTTGACGACAGATCGACTGCTCAAGCTAGAGTGCAGATGCAAGTAGTGTCACAATTGGAGCTCCAGTTGCAAAAAGAACGAGACAGGTTGCAGGCGATGATGCATCACCTGCACTTATCGAAGCAGTTAGGGTCCCCTGAACCATTGAAGGACGGTGGCGTTGCTGTTGGGGGGAAACTTCCTCTCGGTGGAGTCCATCCTCAACCTCCCGTTTCGATGGGTCCTTTGGTGTCGGCAGTAAGGTCACCGGTGCTGCATTCGTCAGCTTCAAACGTAGCGGGTCCTATCAGGAGGCGGATCAGTGACAAGAGTGCACTCTCACTAGCAGGTG GCCACGTGTTCTCTTACGCTGCGCTGTCAGGCTTGCCGTACATGTTGGAACGGGCCGGACTGGACGTCCAACAAG AGATACAACGGAATAGGGAGTTCTACAAGAACGCCGACGTCAGGCCACCATTCACGTACGCCTCACTCATCAGACAG TCTATCATAGAATCTCCAGACAAACAGTTGACACTCAATGAAATATACAACTGGTTCCAAAACACTTTTTGCTACTTCCGAAGGAACGCAGCAACTTGGAAG AATGCGATTCGCACCAATCTATCACTCCACAAGTGTTTTGTGCGCTATGAGGACGACTTTGGGTCATTTTGGATGGTTGATGACGCCGAATTTGTGAAGCGGCGCCACTTGTCGCGTGGCCGCCCACGGAAATATGATCCCACCCCGTCACCTACTCCACCCCACTGCGCACA GGGCGGAACGTCGAAGAGTCCAACGATGAACCACAGTCCCACGATGTACGGTGATCCATTGACGGGAAACATACAGGTACGTTCGAAAAACGTTAGCGGTGTCGAGTCGTATCAAGGGAGTCCGTGGCAGTATTCGCAGAATTCGCTGCTCGAGGAGAATCTGGCGTACCTATCCGGGGCCAACATGAGCGCCCGACCAGGAGAACGGTCCGATTCACCACCACATGACCACATGAGGT TTTCATTTAGGTCACCTTTAAATGGTGGCCTTCATATAAAACAAGAGAGTATAATGCAACAGGACCATCATATGCAGCGGGAGGACCAACAACCAGTGCATCACGTGATCAAGAGGGAGATGCATTCGGAGTACGAGGAAATGGAAGATGGGCACGGTGAAGGAATGGCGGAAGATTTAACGGTGAACGTGAATCATAGCGATCCGAGCGTGATCGACGCGTAG
- the LOC111414154 gene encoding forkhead box protein P1 isoform X11, protein MPSHEAQNPYRHGHIGDNPFENTTWTKNHFSTGAASPWPAPLRQSRYSDDGIMDQDIDGDGAINLSTSQRPSAATTPNDGVPADNVEQLCFGVVTLCHRGRPPTASMKYCETRMLASFAQQAASLEKVLKEHQQQQQLDLERAWEDREIKGNGNSSPPSGEPRVQDHSPATPPDVQKPVITTVPVSQSSAGPQMLPSPVPGLHHMQQLLQQHVLSPNQLQQLMKHHSMLQQQQQQHQLAELGKKQIEQTMQQLQEQLQLNIIQQTHILQSGDKKKASSGPLQQLVIQQQQLIQQIQLIQRQYVVHQGMGMQPLMLAQGPGVTPREVMSPWKQELTGDQQSSNSKAASDVNDSSDLLGVVTPGRSSREREENTEDKIDRTSTPDRVHHLYGHGVCKWPGCEVICDDLSAFMKHLNTEHTLDDRSTAQARVQMQVVSQLELQLQKERDRLQAMMHHLHLSKQLGSPEPLKDGGVAVGGKLPLGGVHPQPPVSMGPLVSAVRSPVLHSSASNVAGPIRRRISDKSALSLAGGHVFSYAALSGLPYMLERAGLDVQQEIQRNREFYKNADVRPPFTYASLIRQSIIESPDKQLTLNEIYNWFQNTFCYFRRNAATWKNAVRHNLSLHKCFMRVENVKGAVWTVDEVEFYKRRPQRCSSGPLVQPVVGGGTSKSPTMNHSPTMYGDPLTGNIQYSQNSLLEENLAYLSGANMSARPGERSDSPPHDHMRSPLNGGLHIKQESIMQQDHHMQREDQQPVHHVIKREMHSEYEEMEDGHGEGMAEDLTVNVNHSDPSVIDA, encoded by the exons gATGATGGTATTATGGATCAAGACATAGATGGAGATGGTGCAATTAACCTTTCGACTTCGCAGCGACCATCGGCTGCCACAACTCCAAACGATGGAGTGCCAGCGGATAACGTTGAACAA TTGTGTTTTGGTGTTGTGACGCTCTGCCACCGCGGACGCCCGCCAACCGCCTCTATGAAGTACTGTGAGACTCGTATGCTCGCCTCTTTTGCTCAG CAGGCTGCCTCCTTAGAAAAAGTGCTCAAGGAACACCAGCAGCAACAACAGTTAGACCTGGAGCGGGCTTGGGAAGATAGGGAGATTAAGGGAAATGGAAACTCCAGCCCCCCAAGTGGCGAACCCCGGGTGCAGGATCACTCTCCGGCTACGCCACCGGACGTACAAAAGCCGGTTATCACGACTGTTCCAGTATCACAA TCATCCGCCGGGCCACAGATGTTACCTTCACCTGTGCCCGGTCTTCACCATATGCAGCAATTATTACAACAGCACGTTTTAAGTCCCAATCAACTTCAGCAGCTTATGAAACATCATAGCATGCTACAACAGCAACAACAG CAACATCAACTTGCCGAGTTAGGGAAGAAACAAATCGAGCAAACGATGCAGCAACTTCAAGAACAACTCCAACTTAACATTATCCAGCAGACACACATACTTCAAAGTGGGGATAAGAAAAAAGCTTCCTCCGGCCCTTTACAACAACTAGTTATACAACAACAACAGCTCATACAACAGATCCAATTGATACAACGACAGTATGTTGTACACCAAGGGATGGGGATGCAACCTCTTATGTTAGCACAAGGTCCAG GGGTCACACCCCGTGAGGTAATGTCACCCTGGAAGCAAGAACTCACCGGCGATCAACAATCTTCTAATTCTAAAGCAGCATCAGATGTTAATG attcttCAGATTTATTAGGAGTTGTGACGCCGGGACGTTCGAGTCGCGAAAGGGAAGAGAATACAGAGGACAAAATCGATAGAACTAGCACCCCAGACAGGGTACACCACCTCTACGGACACGGTGTATGCAAATGGCCGGGCTGTGAGGTGATCTGCGATGACCTCTCTGCGTTTATGAA ACATCTGAATACAGAGCACACCCTTGACGACAGATCGACTGCTCAAGCTAGAGTGCAGATGCAAGTAGTGTCACAATTGGAGCTCCAGTTGCAAAAAGAACGAGACAGGTTGCAGGCGATGATGCATCACCTGCACTTATCGAAGCAGTTAGGGTCCCCTGAACCATTGAAGGACGGTGGCGTTGCTGTTGGGGGGAAACTTCCTCTCGGTGGAGTCCATCCTCAACCTCCCGTTTCGATGGGTCCTTTGGTGTCGGCAGTAAGGTCACCGGTGCTGCATTCGTCAGCTTCAAACGTAGCGGGTCCTATCAGGAGGCGGATCAGTGACAAGAGTGCACTCTCACTAGCAGGTG GCCACGTGTTCTCTTACGCTGCGCTGTCAGGCTTGCCGTACATGTTGGAACGGGCCGGACTGGACGTCCAACAAG AGATACAACGGAATAGGGAGTTCTACAAGAACGCCGACGTCAGGCCACCATTCACGTACGCCTCACTCATCAGACAG TCTATCATAGAATCTCCAGACAAACAGTTGACACTCAATGAAATATACAACTGGTTCCAAAACACTTTTTGCTACTTCCGAAGGAACGCAGCAACTTGGAAG AATGCCGTACGACACAACCTGTCTCTACACAAATGTTTCATGAGGGTCGAAAATGTTAAGGGTGCCGTTTGGACCGTAGACGAAGTGGAATTCTACAAGAGACGACCTCAACGGTGTTCCTCAGGGCCCCTGGTGCAGCCAGTCGTAGG GGGCGGAACGTCGAAGAGTCCAACGATGAACCACAGTCCCACGATGTACGGTGATCCATTGACGGGAAACATACAG TATTCGCAGAATTCGCTGCTCGAGGAGAATCTGGCGTACCTATCCGGGGCCAACATGAGCGCCCGACCAGGAGAACGGTCCGATTCACCACCACATGACCACATGAG GTCACCTTTAAATGGTGGCCTTCATATAAAACAAGAGAGTATAATGCAACAGGACCATCATATGCAGCGGGAGGACCAACAACCAGTGCATCACGTGATCAAGAGGGAGATGCATTCGGAGTACGAGGAAATGGAAGATGGGCACGGTGAAGGAATGGCGGAAGATTTAACGGTGAACGTGAATCATAGCGATCCGAGCGTGATCGACGCGTAG
- the LOC111414154 gene encoding forkhead box protein P1 isoform X1, whose product MPSHEAQNPYRHGHIGDNPFENTTWTKNHFSTGAASPWPAPLRQSRYSDDGIMDQDIDGDGAINLSTSQRPSAATTPNDGVPADNVEQLCFGVVTLCHRGRPPTASMKYCETRMLASFAQQAASLEKVLKEHQQQQQLDLERAWEDREIKGNGNSSPPSGEPRVQDHSPATPPDVQKPVITTVPVSQSSAGPQMLPSPVPGLHHMQQLLQQHVLSPNQLQQLMKHHSMLQQQQQQHQLAELGKKQIEQTMQQLQEQLQLNIIQQTHILQSGDKKKASSGPLQQLVIQQQQLIQQIQLIQRQYVVHQGMGMQPLMLAQGPGVTPREVMSPWKQELTGDQQSSNSKAASDVNDSSDLLGVVTPGRSSREREENTEDKIDRTSTPDRVHHLYGHGVCKWPGCEVICDDLSAFMKHLNTEHTLDDRSTAQARVQMQVVSQLELQLQKERDRLQAMMHHLHLSKQLGSPEPLKDGGVAVGGKLPLGGVHPQPPVSMGPLVSAVRSPVLHSSASNVAGPIRRRISDKSALSLAGGHVFSYAALSGLPYMLERAGLDVQQEIQRNREFYKNADVRPPFTYASLIRQSIIESPDKQLTLNEIYNWFQNTFCYFRRNAATWKNAIRTNLSLHKCFVRYEDDFGSFWMVDDAEFVKRRHLSRGRPRKYDPTPSPTPPHCAQGGTSKSPTMNHSPTMYGDPLTGNIQVRSKNVSGVESYQGSPWQYSQNSLLEENLAYLSGANMSARPGERSDSPPHDHMRFSFRSPLNGGLHIKQESIMQQDHHMQREDQQPVHHVIKREMHSEYEEMEDGHGEGMAEDLTVNVNHSDPSVIDA is encoded by the exons gATGATGGTATTATGGATCAAGACATAGATGGAGATGGTGCAATTAACCTTTCGACTTCGCAGCGACCATCGGCTGCCACAACTCCAAACGATGGAGTGCCAGCGGATAACGTTGAACAA TTGTGTTTTGGTGTTGTGACGCTCTGCCACCGCGGACGCCCGCCAACCGCCTCTATGAAGTACTGTGAGACTCGTATGCTCGCCTCTTTTGCTCAG CAGGCTGCCTCCTTAGAAAAAGTGCTCAAGGAACACCAGCAGCAACAACAGTTAGACCTGGAGCGGGCTTGGGAAGATAGGGAGATTAAGGGAAATGGAAACTCCAGCCCCCCAAGTGGCGAACCCCGGGTGCAGGATCACTCTCCGGCTACGCCACCGGACGTACAAAAGCCGGTTATCACGACTGTTCCAGTATCACAA TCATCCGCCGGGCCACAGATGTTACCTTCACCTGTGCCCGGTCTTCACCATATGCAGCAATTATTACAACAGCACGTTTTAAGTCCCAATCAACTTCAGCAGCTTATGAAACATCATAGCATGCTACAACAGCAACAACAG CAACATCAACTTGCCGAGTTAGGGAAGAAACAAATCGAGCAAACGATGCAGCAACTTCAAGAACAACTCCAACTTAACATTATCCAGCAGACACACATACTTCAAAGTGGGGATAAGAAAAAAGCTTCCTCCGGCCCTTTACAACAACTAGTTATACAACAACAACAGCTCATACAACAGATCCAATTGATACAACGACAGTATGTTGTACACCAAGGGATGGGGATGCAACCTCTTATGTTAGCACAAGGTCCAG GGGTCACACCCCGTGAGGTAATGTCACCCTGGAAGCAAGAACTCACCGGCGATCAACAATCTTCTAATTCTAAAGCAGCATCAGATGTTAATG attcttCAGATTTATTAGGAGTTGTGACGCCGGGACGTTCGAGTCGCGAAAGGGAAGAGAATACAGAGGACAAAATCGATAGAACTAGCACCCCAGACAGGGTACACCACCTCTACGGACACGGTGTATGCAAATGGCCGGGCTGTGAGGTGATCTGCGATGACCTCTCTGCGTTTATGAA ACATCTGAATACAGAGCACACCCTTGACGACAGATCGACTGCTCAAGCTAGAGTGCAGATGCAAGTAGTGTCACAATTGGAGCTCCAGTTGCAAAAAGAACGAGACAGGTTGCAGGCGATGATGCATCACCTGCACTTATCGAAGCAGTTAGGGTCCCCTGAACCATTGAAGGACGGTGGCGTTGCTGTTGGGGGGAAACTTCCTCTCGGTGGAGTCCATCCTCAACCTCCCGTTTCGATGGGTCCTTTGGTGTCGGCAGTAAGGTCACCGGTGCTGCATTCGTCAGCTTCAAACGTAGCGGGTCCTATCAGGAGGCGGATCAGTGACAAGAGTGCACTCTCACTAGCAGGTG GCCACGTGTTCTCTTACGCTGCGCTGTCAGGCTTGCCGTACATGTTGGAACGGGCCGGACTGGACGTCCAACAAG AGATACAACGGAATAGGGAGTTCTACAAGAACGCCGACGTCAGGCCACCATTCACGTACGCCTCACTCATCAGACAG TCTATCATAGAATCTCCAGACAAACAGTTGACACTCAATGAAATATACAACTGGTTCCAAAACACTTTTTGCTACTTCCGAAGGAACGCAGCAACTTGGAAG AATGCGATTCGCACCAATCTATCACTCCACAAGTGTTTTGTGCGCTATGAGGACGACTTTGGGTCATTTTGGATGGTTGATGACGCCGAATTTGTGAAGCGGCGCCACTTGTCGCGTGGCCGCCCACGGAAATATGATCCCACCCCGTCACCTACTCCACCCCACTGCGCACA GGGCGGAACGTCGAAGAGTCCAACGATGAACCACAGTCCCACGATGTACGGTGATCCATTGACGGGAAACATACAGGTACGTTCGAAAAACGTTAGCGGTGTCGAGTCGTATCAAGGGAGTCCGTGGCAGTATTCGCAGAATTCGCTGCTCGAGGAGAATCTGGCGTACCTATCCGGGGCCAACATGAGCGCCCGACCAGGAGAACGGTCCGATTCACCACCACATGACCACATGAGGT TTTCATTTAGGTCACCTTTAAATGGTGGCCTTCATATAAAACAAGAGAGTATAATGCAACAGGACCATCATATGCAGCGGGAGGACCAACAACCAGTGCATCACGTGATCAAGAGGGAGATGCATTCGGAGTACGAGGAAATGGAAGATGGGCACGGTGAAGGAATGGCGGAAGATTTAACGGTGAACGTGAATCATAGCGATCCGAGCGTGATCGACGCGTAG
- the LOC111414154 gene encoding forkhead box protein P1 isoform X3, whose amino-acid sequence MPSHEAQNPYRHGHIGDNPFENTTWTKNHFSTGAASPWPAPLRQSRYSDDGIMDQDIDGDGAINLSTSQRPSAATTPNDGVPADNVEQLCFGVVTLCHRGRPPTASMKYCETRMLASFAQQAASLEKVLKEHQQQQQLDLERAWEDREIKGNGNSSPPSGEPRVQDHSPATPPDVQKPVITTVPVSQSSAGPQMLPSPVPGLHHMQQLLQQHVLSPNQLQQLMKHHSMLQQQQQQHQLAELGKKQIEQTMQQLQEQLQLNIIQQTHILQSGDKKKASSGPLQQLVIQQQQLIQQIQLIQRQYVVHQGMGMQPLMLAQGPGVTPREVMSPWKQELTGDQQSSNSKAASDVNDSSDLLGVVTPGRSSREREENTEDKIDRTSTPDRVHHLYGHGVCKWPGCEVICDDLSAFMKHLNTEHTLDDRSTAQARVQMQVVSQLELQLQKERDRLQAMMHHLHLSKQLGSPEPLKDGGVAVGGKLPLGGVHPQPPVSMGPLVSAVRSPVLHSSASNVAGPIRRRISDKSALSLAGGHVFSYAALSGLPYMLERAGLDVQQEIQRNREFYKNADVRPPFTYASLIRQSIIESPDKQLTLNEIYNWFQNTFCYFRRNAATWKNAIRTNLSLHKCFVRYEDDFGSFWMVDDAEFVKRRHLSRGRPRKYDPTPSPTPPHCAQGGTSKSPTMNHSPTMYGDPLTGNIQVRSKNVSGVESYQGSPWQYSQNSLLEENLAYLSGANMSARPGERSDSPPHDHMRSPLNGGLHIKQESIMQQDHHMQREDQQPVHHVIKREMHSEYEEMEDGHGEGMAEDLTVNVNHSDPSVIDA is encoded by the exons gATGATGGTATTATGGATCAAGACATAGATGGAGATGGTGCAATTAACCTTTCGACTTCGCAGCGACCATCGGCTGCCACAACTCCAAACGATGGAGTGCCAGCGGATAACGTTGAACAA TTGTGTTTTGGTGTTGTGACGCTCTGCCACCGCGGACGCCCGCCAACCGCCTCTATGAAGTACTGTGAGACTCGTATGCTCGCCTCTTTTGCTCAG CAGGCTGCCTCCTTAGAAAAAGTGCTCAAGGAACACCAGCAGCAACAACAGTTAGACCTGGAGCGGGCTTGGGAAGATAGGGAGATTAAGGGAAATGGAAACTCCAGCCCCCCAAGTGGCGAACCCCGGGTGCAGGATCACTCTCCGGCTACGCCACCGGACGTACAAAAGCCGGTTATCACGACTGTTCCAGTATCACAA TCATCCGCCGGGCCACAGATGTTACCTTCACCTGTGCCCGGTCTTCACCATATGCAGCAATTATTACAACAGCACGTTTTAAGTCCCAATCAACTTCAGCAGCTTATGAAACATCATAGCATGCTACAACAGCAACAACAG CAACATCAACTTGCCGAGTTAGGGAAGAAACAAATCGAGCAAACGATGCAGCAACTTCAAGAACAACTCCAACTTAACATTATCCAGCAGACACACATACTTCAAAGTGGGGATAAGAAAAAAGCTTCCTCCGGCCCTTTACAACAACTAGTTATACAACAACAACAGCTCATACAACAGATCCAATTGATACAACGACAGTATGTTGTACACCAAGGGATGGGGATGCAACCTCTTATGTTAGCACAAGGTCCAG GGGTCACACCCCGTGAGGTAATGTCACCCTGGAAGCAAGAACTCACCGGCGATCAACAATCTTCTAATTCTAAAGCAGCATCAGATGTTAATG attcttCAGATTTATTAGGAGTTGTGACGCCGGGACGTTCGAGTCGCGAAAGGGAAGAGAATACAGAGGACAAAATCGATAGAACTAGCACCCCAGACAGGGTACACCACCTCTACGGACACGGTGTATGCAAATGGCCGGGCTGTGAGGTGATCTGCGATGACCTCTCTGCGTTTATGAA ACATCTGAATACAGAGCACACCCTTGACGACAGATCGACTGCTCAAGCTAGAGTGCAGATGCAAGTAGTGTCACAATTGGAGCTCCAGTTGCAAAAAGAACGAGACAGGTTGCAGGCGATGATGCATCACCTGCACTTATCGAAGCAGTTAGGGTCCCCTGAACCATTGAAGGACGGTGGCGTTGCTGTTGGGGGGAAACTTCCTCTCGGTGGAGTCCATCCTCAACCTCCCGTTTCGATGGGTCCTTTGGTGTCGGCAGTAAGGTCACCGGTGCTGCATTCGTCAGCTTCAAACGTAGCGGGTCCTATCAGGAGGCGGATCAGTGACAAGAGTGCACTCTCACTAGCAGGTG GCCACGTGTTCTCTTACGCTGCGCTGTCAGGCTTGCCGTACATGTTGGAACGGGCCGGACTGGACGTCCAACAAG AGATACAACGGAATAGGGAGTTCTACAAGAACGCCGACGTCAGGCCACCATTCACGTACGCCTCACTCATCAGACAG TCTATCATAGAATCTCCAGACAAACAGTTGACACTCAATGAAATATACAACTGGTTCCAAAACACTTTTTGCTACTTCCGAAGGAACGCAGCAACTTGGAAG AATGCGATTCGCACCAATCTATCACTCCACAAGTGTTTTGTGCGCTATGAGGACGACTTTGGGTCATTTTGGATGGTTGATGACGCCGAATTTGTGAAGCGGCGCCACTTGTCGCGTGGCCGCCCACGGAAATATGATCCCACCCCGTCACCTACTCCACCCCACTGCGCACA GGGCGGAACGTCGAAGAGTCCAACGATGAACCACAGTCCCACGATGTACGGTGATCCATTGACGGGAAACATACAGGTACGTTCGAAAAACGTTAGCGGTGTCGAGTCGTATCAAGGGAGTCCGTGGCAGTATTCGCAGAATTCGCTGCTCGAGGAGAATCTGGCGTACCTATCCGGGGCCAACATGAGCGCCCGACCAGGAGAACGGTCCGATTCACCACCACATGACCACATGAG GTCACCTTTAAATGGTGGCCTTCATATAAAACAAGAGAGTATAATGCAACAGGACCATCATATGCAGCGGGAGGACCAACAACCAGTGCATCACGTGATCAAGAGGGAGATGCATTCGGAGTACGAGGAAATGGAAGATGGGCACGGTGAAGGAATGGCGGAAGATTTAACGGTGAACGTGAATCATAGCGATCCGAGCGTGATCGACGCGTAG